TACTCAGAACGCTGCTTCACCAGCATCGCCGCAAGCTTACAACCCGCCGGTTGGTTCTGCAGAGTTCGAGCTTGGCGGAAGGAAGTATTACATGCCCTTATCGTTGGACAGAGATAAGACCCGTGCGCGTGCCGTTGAGACCAACGCCGGGATTGTCTGGTCGCCCCCGCCTCCGATGGTCAATTACAGCAAGCCCAAGTACACCCATCCTACGGAACCTTACACATTGTATCTGTCACCAAAAGGCCAGTCCGAGCTATCTGAAGCTACGGCTAAACGGATCTACACCTTACCGCTGTATGCAGGCGGTTCGCAGCGTTATTATGAGCTTACGGGGATCTGTGATGGAGGGGACTATATAGTGCTGGGTATCGGGACGATCACCTTGGGGAAAGGGATAGGAATGACACCTGAAAAGTTAACCGTTTTGAATTTAAAATCAGCCGCAGCAGGTGAAACAATAACCCCGCAGGAACTGTTAGATTTAAGCAGCTTAGGTGACAAATATTCCTTGTACAGATCCTTTATTGCTATTGATAAATATAATAGCGAGATGCTGCTTGTATATTACAGTGATGATAAAAAGAATGGTTATGACATTCATGGCAATCTGTACGATATTGCTACTGGAGCGGTACAGAATATAAACAGCAAAATTGGCATGGATGTTCAAGGCCAGCAGCAGACGGCAATTTATGAAGTAAACGGGAAGAAGCGGAAAGCGGATGTCGTTTTGCTCCTCGGTCAGCAGTGGTATTATGATTGGTTTTATCAGGAGCACGGACAGCAGATTGATCCTGCCAAGACAGGGAAGTGACGGGGCTCCTAATTATTTTACGTGGATCTTATAGATAATTTACTAAAAAAAAGCTATACTTTTTGATAATCTCTCTAAGTAAACTTGGTTAATGTTTACTTCTGGAGTGGATATCGAAGAGTGGAGCGGGATCAATGAAGAAGCTGACTATTGAGGATGTGGCCCAGAAAGCGGGTGTATCGAAAAGCACAGTCTCGCAGTTTTTGAATAAACGGTTCAAGTATATGAGTGAGGCGACCAAAAACCGTATTGCGGAGGTTATCGATGAGCTGAACTACCAGCCTAACGGGCTTGCCCGCAGCCTTAAGCAGAACCGCACGCATATGGTTGGCATTATTGTGGCCAATATAGATTATTCGCTGTCCATTCAGTGCATCCGGGCGATTGAGAATGAGCTGCAGCGTCACGGCATCCAGGTGATTATCTGCAACTCGGATGAGAATGCGGACAAGGAGAATACCTATGTGGAGACGCTGGTTGCCCGTCAGGTGGATGGCCTGATTATTTTCCCGGCGGGAGATCAGCCTGCGCCTTACACAAGGTTAATTGAAGCAGAATATCCGCTGGTCTTCATGGACCGGCTGGTTGACGGCATTACGACCCAGAGCCTGCTGCTGGATAATGAAATGGCGGTAAAGACTGCTATCCGGGAACTGACCGGCCACGGCCATGAAGCGATTGCTATTCTATCCCTGCCGCTTGGCGTACATGCGATTACCCCGCGTAAAGAGCGAATGAGCGGGTACAAAAAAGCGATGGAGGAAGCAGGTCTGCCGCTGCTAGATTCGTATATGCGCAGTGTGTCGCGCGA
The window above is part of the Paenibacillus sp. FSL H8-0048 genome. Proteins encoded here:
- a CDS encoding LacI family DNA-binding transcriptional regulator; this translates as MKKLTIEDVAQKAGVSKSTVSQFLNKRFKYMSEATKNRIAEVIDELNYQPNGLARSLKQNRTHMVGIIVANIDYSLSIQCIRAIENELQRHGIQVIICNSDENADKENTYVETLVARQVDGLIIFPAGDQPAPYTRLIEAEYPLVFMDRLVDGITTQSLLLDNEMAVKTAIRELTGHGHEAIAILSLPLGVHAITPRKERMSGYKKAMEEAGLPLLDSYMRSVSREDIASALDELLQLPQPPTALLAANDLVLGEVLKYANRKAISIPGQLSVIGIDDAEFARIYNPDITTIRQPAYEMGMQAAKIMLSLINDTDGAIPITYRFPPSLQQGDSVQPPA